The following are from one region of the Ictalurus furcatus strain D&B chromosome 11, Billie_1.0, whole genome shotgun sequence genome:
- the cbfa2t2 gene encoding protein CBFA2T2 isoform X2: MVGISGTFQYSGEKKVLAMPGSPVDVKTHSRPAVSAMPPLPSVNPSGPRPAAFSSTALTNGMNHSPPTLNAVPSPPQRYSNGPSSSSSSSLANQQLPATCGARQLSKLKRFLTTLQQFGNDISPEIGESVRSLVLALVNSTVTIEEFHSRLQEATNFPLRPFVIPFLKANLPLLQRELLHCARAAKQTPAQYLSQHEHLLLSTAAPSPADSTELLLEPSDHSKRHSPSRAKENGFHERPPAPLEPPAKRICTISPAPRHSPAHPVPLQIHPTPPPLQHYALDDISTPHLYREPHRILELRELKDRPRLPGSNGGYHEEPVDHRLTEREWADEWRHLDHVLNCIVDMVEKTRRSVSVLRRCQESDREELNYWRRRSSQLDGARKSAPTPSAVSFSKSHSPLSADAVSSDPQRELSLHAGPGYVPDEIWRKAEEAVNEVKRQAMDEVQKAVAEAEQKAFEMIAAERAKMEKTLAEAKRKATEDAIQVINEQEDSSECCWNCGRKASETCSGCNAARYCGSFCQHKDWERHHLICSPGLQAQPKAVSALNTRVLTKAPESGPAQSPSLEKTSNTSRASTPPSPSSASTPDTNTH; encoded by the exons ATGGTCGGAATTTCGGGCACTTTCCAAT ACAGTGGAGAGAAGAAGGTTCTTGCCATGCCCGGTTCTCCAGTGGATGTAAAGACTCATTCCAGACCGGCAGTATCCGCCATGCCCCCTCTTCCCTCAGTCAACCCCAGCGGGCCCCGGCCTGCCGCCTTTTCTTCCACAGCAT TGACCAATGGGATGAACCATTCTCCACCAACCCTCAACGCTGTTCCCTCCCCGCCTCAGCGCTACAGTAATGGGccatcctcatcctcttcttcttcattggCCAATCAGCAGCTTCCAGCCACATGTGGTGCTAGGCAGCTTAGTAAACTGAAGCGGTTCCTCACTACATTGCAACAGTTTGGCAACGACATCTCGCCTGAGATTGGAGAGAGTGTGCGGAGCTTGGTCCTTGCCTTGGTG AATTCCACAGTCACTATTGAGGAGTTTCATTCCAGACTACAAGAGGCCACTAATTTCCCTTTAAGACCATTTGTCATCCCTTTCTTGAAG GCGAATCTGCCATTGCTTCAGAGAGAGCTGCTGCATTGTGCACGAGCAGCTAAGCAGACTCCAGCACAGTATCTGTCCCAACACGAGCACTTGCTGCTCAGCACAGCTGCACCTTCTCCCGCAGACTCCACCGAGCTACTGCTAGAGCCAAGTGACCACAGCAAGAGACACAGCCCTAGCAG AGCCAAAGAAAATGGCTTCCACGAGCGACCCCCAGCGCCATTAGAGCCTCCAGCCAAGCGGATCTGCACCATTAGCCCTGCCCCCAGACATAGCCCTGCCCATCCCGTGCCACTCCAGATTCACCCGACCCCACCCCCTCTCCAGCACTACGCCCTGGATGACATCAGCACCCCACACCTGTACAGAGAGCCCCATCGCATCCTGGAGCTCAGAGAGCTGAAGGACAGGCCACGACTACCAG GTTCTAATGGGGGCTACCACGAGGAGCCAGTCGACCACAGactgactgagagagagtgGGCTGACGAGTGGAGACATCTAGACCAT GTGCTGAACTGTATCGTGGACATGGTGGAGAAGACGAGACGTTCAGTGAGCGTCCTGAGGCGCTGTCAGGAATCAGACCGTGAGGAGCTCAACTACTGGCGACGGAGGTCCAGTCAGCTCGACGGTGCACGCAAGAGCGCTCCAACTCCCAGCGCTGTGTCCTTCTCCAAATCACACAGTCCACTCTCTGCTGATGCAGTCAGCTCCG ATCCTCAGCGGGAGCTCTCTCTGCATGCTGGCCCTGGCTATGTGCCTGATGAGATCTGGAGGAAAGCTG AGGAAGCGGTGAACGAGGTGAAGCGGCAGGCAATGGATGAGGTGCAGAAGGCAGTAGCTGAGGCAGAGCAGAAGGCCTTTGAAATGATCGCAGCTGAGAGAGCAAAGATGGAAAAAACTCTGGCTGAAGCCAAAAGGAAAGCCACAGAAGATGCAATTCAGGTCATCAACGAACAAGAGGACTCCAGTGAG TGCTGCTGGAACTGTGGCCGGAAGGCGAGTGAGACGTGCAGTGGGTGTAATGCGGCTCGCTATTGCGGCTCCTTCTGCCAGCACAAAGACTGGGAGCGTCACCACCTGATCTGCAGCCCGGGCCTCCAAGCTCAACCCAAAGCAGTGTCCGCTCTTAACACACGCGTCCTGACCAAAGCCCCTGAGAGCGGCCCAGCCCAGAGCCCCAGCCTGGAAAAAACCTCCAACACCTCACGAGCCTCTACCCCCCCAAGCCCCTCCTCAGCCTCCACCCCTGACACTAACACACATTAG
- the cbfa2t2 gene encoding protein CBFA2T2 isoform X1 → MLLRSLFLLPGVPSTLQLSHLQSTDSGEKKVLAMPGSPVDVKTHSRPAVSAMPPLPSVNPSGPRPAAFSSTALTNGMNHSPPTLNAVPSPPQRYSNGPSSSSSSSLANQQLPATCGARQLSKLKRFLTTLQQFGNDISPEIGESVRSLVLALVNSTVTIEEFHSRLQEATNFPLRPFVIPFLKANLPLLQRELLHCARAAKQTPAQYLSQHEHLLLSTAAPSPADSTELLLEPSDHSKRHSPSRAKENGFHERPPAPLEPPAKRICTISPAPRHSPAHPVPLQIHPTPPPLQHYALDDISTPHLYREPHRILELRELKDRPRLPGSNGGYHEEPVDHRLTEREWADEWRHLDHVLNCIVDMVEKTRRSVSVLRRCQESDREELNYWRRRSSQLDGARKSAPTPSAVSFSKSHSPLSADAVSSDPQRELSLHAGPGYVPDEIWRKAEEAVNEVKRQAMDEVQKAVAEAEQKAFEMIAAERAKMEKTLAEAKRKATEDAIQVINEQEDSSECCWNCGRKASETCSGCNAARYCGSFCQHKDWERHHLICSPGLQAQPKAVSALNTRVLTKAPESGPAQSPSLEKTSNTSRASTPPSPSSASTPDTNTH, encoded by the exons ATGCTCCTACGCAGTCTCTTCTTACTGCCAGGTGTTCCCAGCACACTACAGCTGAGCCACCTGCAAAGCAcag ACAGTGGAGAGAAGAAGGTTCTTGCCATGCCCGGTTCTCCAGTGGATGTAAAGACTCATTCCAGACCGGCAGTATCCGCCATGCCCCCTCTTCCCTCAGTCAACCCCAGCGGGCCCCGGCCTGCCGCCTTTTCTTCCACAGCAT TGACCAATGGGATGAACCATTCTCCACCAACCCTCAACGCTGTTCCCTCCCCGCCTCAGCGCTACAGTAATGGGccatcctcatcctcttcttcttcattggCCAATCAGCAGCTTCCAGCCACATGTGGTGCTAGGCAGCTTAGTAAACTGAAGCGGTTCCTCACTACATTGCAACAGTTTGGCAACGACATCTCGCCTGAGATTGGAGAGAGTGTGCGGAGCTTGGTCCTTGCCTTGGTG AATTCCACAGTCACTATTGAGGAGTTTCATTCCAGACTACAAGAGGCCACTAATTTCCCTTTAAGACCATTTGTCATCCCTTTCTTGAAG GCGAATCTGCCATTGCTTCAGAGAGAGCTGCTGCATTGTGCACGAGCAGCTAAGCAGACTCCAGCACAGTATCTGTCCCAACACGAGCACTTGCTGCTCAGCACAGCTGCACCTTCTCCCGCAGACTCCACCGAGCTACTGCTAGAGCCAAGTGACCACAGCAAGAGACACAGCCCTAGCAG AGCCAAAGAAAATGGCTTCCACGAGCGACCCCCAGCGCCATTAGAGCCTCCAGCCAAGCGGATCTGCACCATTAGCCCTGCCCCCAGACATAGCCCTGCCCATCCCGTGCCACTCCAGATTCACCCGACCCCACCCCCTCTCCAGCACTACGCCCTGGATGACATCAGCACCCCACACCTGTACAGAGAGCCCCATCGCATCCTGGAGCTCAGAGAGCTGAAGGACAGGCCACGACTACCAG GTTCTAATGGGGGCTACCACGAGGAGCCAGTCGACCACAGactgactgagagagagtgGGCTGACGAGTGGAGACATCTAGACCAT GTGCTGAACTGTATCGTGGACATGGTGGAGAAGACGAGACGTTCAGTGAGCGTCCTGAGGCGCTGTCAGGAATCAGACCGTGAGGAGCTCAACTACTGGCGACGGAGGTCCAGTCAGCTCGACGGTGCACGCAAGAGCGCTCCAACTCCCAGCGCTGTGTCCTTCTCCAAATCACACAGTCCACTCTCTGCTGATGCAGTCAGCTCCG ATCCTCAGCGGGAGCTCTCTCTGCATGCTGGCCCTGGCTATGTGCCTGATGAGATCTGGAGGAAAGCTG AGGAAGCGGTGAACGAGGTGAAGCGGCAGGCAATGGATGAGGTGCAGAAGGCAGTAGCTGAGGCAGAGCAGAAGGCCTTTGAAATGATCGCAGCTGAGAGAGCAAAGATGGAAAAAACTCTGGCTGAAGCCAAAAGGAAAGCCACAGAAGATGCAATTCAGGTCATCAACGAACAAGAGGACTCCAGTGAG TGCTGCTGGAACTGTGGCCGGAAGGCGAGTGAGACGTGCAGTGGGTGTAATGCGGCTCGCTATTGCGGCTCCTTCTGCCAGCACAAAGACTGGGAGCGTCACCACCTGATCTGCAGCCCGGGCCTCCAAGCTCAACCCAAAGCAGTGTCCGCTCTTAACACACGCGTCCTGACCAAAGCCCCTGAGAGCGGCCCAGCCCAGAGCCCCAGCCTGGAAAAAACCTCCAACACCTCACGAGCCTCTACCCCCCCAAGCCCCTCCTCAGCCTCCACCCCTGACACTAACACACATTAG